A region of Oryzias latipes chromosome 18, ASM223467v1 DNA encodes the following proteins:
- the LOC105358534 gene encoding carbohydrate sulfotransferase 12-like: MAPKYLEQQRLRKDLLRKHCAGVNQSLFNLNNIDLNNFIVDDQHGIIYCYIPKVACTNWKRTLIALKQNEPYPDPMSFKSNMVHKFDRFRLLKHYSMPERKAKLKHYTKFLFVRDPFVRLISAYRDKMLNYDQYFYDGYIRVILQRYKTQKDVPVKFNGTKKTDVKPSFHNFVQYIVDPRTEKYAPFEPHWRQMHRLCHPCLVEYDFVGHQESLQEDAQQLLKILKLENAIKFPPSYENMTSGSSVMEWFQGVPIEDRRKLYKIYEKDFQLFGYRRPTELLDD, from the exons atgg CACCAAAATATTTAGAACAACAAAGACTAAGAAAGGATCTTCTGAGGAAACACTGTGCTGGCGTCAATCAAAGTTTGTTTAACTTGAATAATATTGATTTGAATAACTTCATTGTGGACGACCAACACGGCATCATTTACTGTTACATTCCTAAG GTGGCATGTACCAACTGGAAAAGGACTTTGATTGCTTTAAAACAGAATGAACCATATCCTGACCCCATGTCCTTTAAAAGTAACATGGTCCACAAATTTGATAGATTCCGACTCCTGAAGCACTATTCAATGCCAGAAAGAAAG gCAAAACTAAAGCACTACACCAAGTTTCTGTTTGTCCGTGATCCATTTGTGCGCCTCATCTCGGCTTACAGGGACAAGATGCTGAATTATGATCAGTACTTTTATGATGGCTACATTAGAGTCATTTTGCAACgctataaaacccagaaggaTGTACCTGTTAAATTTAATGGGACAAAAAAAACGGATGTCAAACCTTCGTTCCATAACTTTGTTCAGTACATAGTTGACCCGCGAACAGAGAAATATGCACCGTTTGAGCCTCACTGGAGGCAGATGCATCGCCTGTGCCACCCCTGCCTTGTTGA ATATGACTTTGTTGGCCATCAAGAGAGTCTTCAAGAAGATGCTCAGCAGCTGCTGAAGattttaaagttagaaaacGCCATTAAGTTTCCTCCATCATATGAAAATATGACTTCTGGTAGTTCTGTTATGGAATGGTTTCAAGGGGTACCAATAGAAGACAGGAGGAAGCTGTACAAAATCTATGAAAAAGACTTTCAACTATTTGGCTACAGAAGGCCAACTGAACTGCTGGATGACTGA